Proteins from a genomic interval of Dermacentor variabilis isolate Ectoservices chromosome 8, ASM5094787v1, whole genome shotgun sequence:
- the LOC142590559 gene encoding F-box only protein 6-like, which produces MKHTKRFRAERPMEPVDPFPLMNLPEQLIEYVLSFVSHTDLLKSCRNTCKPFRDIIDSNSFWKIKCLRDGRIIPSFHLEELPPRYYQRIYIGNPYGRNLLRNGHGDSPKGAFASWRIMENGGDGWKYEKTPKGADPLPLDKRGCFSTSYGACTKQQVISLASEGVLPEIMDNFKPHIEVSEWHAARFDCGCTYTLTVSLLNEKRKVLHEFTTGPIVTEQWLGREWSQVTHVFRDYPSGVRFVKFQHYGCDTQFWAGNYGSKMAGGVVRVRGNKQEPVAAEITTA; this is translated from the exons ATGAAGCACACCAAGCGTTTCCGTGCTGAAAGACCGATGGAACCCGTCGATCCTTTTCCTTTGATGAACCTTCCAGAGCAGTTAATAGAATACGTGCTGTCTTTCGTCAGTCACACGGATCTGCTGAAAAGTTGTCGCAATACATGCAAGCCTTTCCGAGACATAATCGACAGCAACAGCTTCTGGAAGATCAAGTGCCTGCGGGACGGCAGGATCATTCCCTCGTTCCACTTAGAGGAGCTTCCACCGCGTTACTACCAACGTATTTACATCGGGAACCCGTACGGCAGGAATTTGCTTCGCAACGGGCACGGAGATTCTCCCAAAG GTGCATTTGCCTCGTGGCGTATAATGGAAAACGGTGGTGATGGATGGAAATATGAAAAAACACCAAAAGGCGCTGACCCGTTGCCTTTAG ATAAACGGGGATGCTTTTCAACTTCTTATGGTGCATGCACGAAGCAGCAAGTCATCAGCCTTGCAAGCGAGGGTGTCCTTCCTGAAATAATGGACAACTTCAAGCCACACATTGAAGTCTCAGAATG GCATGCAGCTCGATTTGATTGTGGCTGTACGTACACATTGACTGTCTCACTCCTCAACGAAAAAAGGAAAGTGCTGCACGAGTTCACTACTGGCCCTATTGTCACTGAACAGTGGCTTGGCCGTGAATGGAGTCAG GTCACACATGTGTTTCGTGACTACCCGTCAGGGGTGCGTTTTGTTAAGTTCCAGCACTATGGTTGTGACACTCAATTTTGGGCAGGCAACTATGGATCCAAGATGGCAGGAGGTGTGGTTCGTGTTCGTGGAAACAAGCAGGAGCCTGTAGCCGCTGAAATCACCACTGCGTAA